From Caballeronia insecticola, a single genomic window includes:
- a CDS encoding acyltransferase family protein — translation MGLFGATRMQGPSRSIELDFIRGLAIIAVMGFHFHSYPTGSAIIAAIEYPLKSFGHEGVNLFFTLSGFLVGGLLLKQYAQDGRIDAGRFIVRRIFKIWPAYYVLILFHVLVGRHATNTFLVQNLTHMQNYFGSSIAQTWSLAVEEHFYLFLPLLLIVLARWRTRVDAILCVLGSICLVVLIARSMAVYRGDLQGTFFYTQYRIDSLLFGVMLAALYWMKPAVYRAIAQRKRVLIAMVVGVVLWLVLGTRNVALDQSIGYTIQAIGFCALIVLTLEYSGSIRSSKAYRAIGWIGVYSYGIYLWHSLALAPGDMLIRKAAALHLPAIPAWFAIMAAQFAIAIIVGYVTTRAVEFPFLRIRDALFPAKRKREVAVAGVESQA, via the coding sequence ATGGGCTTGTTCGGCGCGACACGCATGCAAGGCCCCAGCCGATCGATCGAACTCGATTTCATCCGGGGACTGGCGATCATCGCGGTGATGGGGTTTCACTTCCACTCGTATCCGACGGGCAGCGCGATCATTGCGGCCATCGAGTATCCGTTGAAGAGTTTCGGGCACGAAGGCGTGAATCTGTTCTTTACGCTGTCGGGTTTTCTCGTCGGCGGATTGCTGTTGAAGCAGTATGCGCAGGACGGGCGCATCGATGCAGGGCGTTTCATCGTGCGGCGGATCTTCAAGATCTGGCCCGCGTATTACGTGCTGATCCTGTTTCATGTGCTCGTCGGGCGTCATGCGACGAACACGTTTCTCGTGCAGAACCTCACGCACATGCAGAACTATTTCGGGTCGTCGATTGCGCAGACCTGGAGCCTGGCCGTGGAGGAGCATTTCTATCTGTTCCTGCCGCTGCTGCTGATCGTGCTGGCGCGCTGGCGCACGCGTGTCGATGCGATTCTTTGCGTGCTCGGCTCGATTTGTCTCGTCGTGCTGATCGCGCGCAGCATGGCGGTGTATCGCGGCGATCTGCAAGGGACGTTCTTTTATACGCAATACCGTATCGACAGTCTGCTCTTCGGCGTGATGCTGGCCGCGTTGTACTGGATGAAGCCCGCGGTGTATCGCGCGATCGCGCAGCGCAAGCGCGTGTTGATCGCGATGGTCGTCGGTGTCGTGTTGTGGCTCGTGTTGGGTACGCGCAATGTGGCGCTCGATCAGAGCATCGGCTACACGATTCAGGCGATCGGGTTCTGCGCGCTCATCGTGCTGACGCTGGAGTATTCGGGTTCGATTCGCTCGTCGAAGGCGTATCGCGCGATCGGGTGGATCGGCGTGTATTCGTACGGCATCTATCTCTGGCATTCGCTCGCGCTCGCACCGGGCGACATGCTGATCCGCAAGGCCGCGGCGCTGCATTTGCCGGCCATTCCCGCGTGGTTCGCCATCATGGCGGCGCAGTTCGCGATTGCGATTATCGTGGGGTACGTGACGACGCGGGCTGTGGAGTTTCCGTTTTTGCGTATCCGGGATGCGTTGTTTCCGGCTAAGCGGAAGAGGGAAGTGGCGGTGGCGGGGGTGGAGTCGCAGGCTTGA